The nucleotide window GCGTCTTCGGCGCGGCATCACGGCTGCAGCGGGAAGCCCGGACGGTACGGCTGCTGTCCCAGCAGATCCTGCCCGAGATGCCCTCCGCCCGCCTTGTCAACGGCCTCCATTCCCCCGCCGGCCGCGGTTTCATCGACCACGCCCTGCTGGCCGGCTACCGGCTGGCCCTGATTGATTCCATGCTGCTGCCCAAAGGGATTTTCCGGTGGGACGGCTACACCCTGCGTAAGGACGGTCGTATTGTCGAACCGCCCCAGCTGGTGCCCGCGGTCCGGCGCATGCAAGACCTCTTTCCAGAACTGAATGTGCAGGGGTGGACAGTCATCCATTCGCCGGATGGTAACCTGCATGAACCTGTGGTCGACTACGCGCGCGGCTACGATCCCCACTCGCATGCCCCGGTCCATGTAGTGAACGCCGCCCGGCTGATCCGCGAGCTGAAAAATTTCCTGGGCAGCGGCCCCGCTCCCAATACCGTGCATGTCCCCTCGCTGGGACGGCTGCTCTCCGGCATGCACAAATAACCCTTGACGCCGCGGCGTGCATAGGATGGAGAGCGTGTTCCGCATTCTCTTCTATACCCCTGAAATCCCGGGCAACACGGGAAACGCCATCCGCCTGGCCGCGATTACCGGCGCCGAACTGCATCTGGTGGAACCGCTCGGCTTCTCCTTCGATGACGCCAAGCTTCGCCGTGCCGGACTGGATTACCATGATCTGGCGGTGGTCCATGTTCACAAGTCGCTGCAGGCAGCCTGGGACGCTCTGCAGCCCGAACGTGTCTACGCGTTCACGTCCGACGGTGAACAGGCCTACACGGAGATCGCCTACGCTCCCGGCGACGTGCTGCTTTT belongs to Arthrobacter crystallopoietes and includes:
- a CDS encoding J domain-containing protein → MTPPSHYETLGLPANATAQQIKAAYRRAARATHPDHGGDPSAFRQVTLAYEVLSNPQARARYDRSYGTASVPNPPTDSEEAFAAGSTFTTAPHRRPGERRPAVADPAVYVPSYDSAEASSLVPPSLAGQQIHGAPRKRGVFGAASRLQREARTVRLLSQQILPEMPSARLVNGLHSPAGRGFIDHALLAGYRLALIDSMLLPKGIFRWDGYTLRKDGRIVEPPQLVPAVRRMQDLFPELNVQGWTVIHSPDGNLHEPVVDYARGYDPHSHAPVHVVNAARLIRELKNFLGSGPAPNTVHVPSLGRLLSGMHK
- a CDS encoding tRNA (cytidine(34)-2'-O)-methyltransferase, producing MFRILFYTPEIPGNTGNAIRLAAITGAELHLVEPLGFSFDDAKLRRAGLDYHDLAVVHVHKSLQAAWDALQPERVYAFTSDGEQAYTEIAYAPGDVLLFGPESVGLPEDVKHDPHVTARLRLPMRPSLRSLNLANSASIAIYEAWRQHGFAGAQL